One genomic window of Conger conger chromosome 9, fConCon1.1, whole genome shotgun sequence includes the following:
- the LOC133137643 gene encoding alanine aminotransferase 2-like encodes MSFLKNVIAGKRRIWPSHLEKLIRAETQQWEQKPSKRIIDASWGDAHRMGIKPISFVRQVTAACLYPELLHSERLPVDVQMRAQRFLKQCDGGSVGAYTVPCGVAHVKRNVSDFILRRDGGIPSNPDNIFICNGSQSALMVILKLLSYGKGLSQTGILAPLPNYSSFNLMLATQGTVMVPYHLCEEEGWCLKVEELRRVLHAARSHCSPRALYVINPGNPTGHIQSRESIEDVIRFAAEEKLFLLADEVYQDIVHMEGCEFISYKKVLFEMGPEYSDTVEMASFHSISKGFMGECGLRGGYMELLNVNPAVMQLTHTLISTMSCSSVMGQIALDILADPPQVGDPSYPTYSEEVLCRRNMLAWNIRLAQDVLGGLPGVICQPVMGGIYVYPRLHLPSRAVEQAKVS; translated from the exons ATGTcttttctgaaaaatgtaatcGCAGGGAAAAGAAGGATTTGGCCTTCTCATCTGGAAAAATTGATCAGAGCTGAGACTCAGCAG TGGGAACAGAAACCATCCAAACGCATCATAGATGCCAGCTGGGGTGATGCTCACAGGATGGGAATTAAACCGATCTCCTTTGTACGCCAG GTCACTGCTGCTTGCCTTTACCCTGAGCTTCTCCACAGTGAGAGGCTCCCAGTGGATGTTCAAATGAGGGCTCAGAGATTCCTGAAACAGTGTGATGGAGGGAGTGTGG GTGCATATACAGTACCGTGTGGTGTCGCTCATGTGAAACGCAATGTGTCCGATTTTATCTTGCGACGGGATGGGGGGATACCTTCTAACCCCGACAACATCTTCATCTGCAATGGCTCTCAGTCAGCTCTTATG GTTATTTTGAAGCTTCTGTCCTATGGAAAAGGCCTGTCCCAAACAGGGATTCTAGCCCCACTACCCAACTACAGCAGTTTCAATCTGATGCTGGCAACGCAGGGTACAGTGATGGTGCCCTATCATCTCTGTGAGGAAGAAGGCTGGTGTCTGAAAGTGGAGGAGCTACGCAGAGTCCTCCATGCCGCGAGGAGTCACTGTAGCCCCAGAGCTCTGTATGTCATAAATCCTGGAAATCCCACAG GACATATTCAGAGCAGAGAGTCCATTGAAGATGTGATTCGGTTTGCTGCTGAAGAGAAGCTCTTCCTGTTAGCTGATGAG GTGTACCAGGACATTGTGCACATGGAGGGCTGTGAGTTTATCTCCTACAAGAAGGTCTTGTTTGAGATGGGGCCAGAGTACTCAGACACAGTGGAGATGGCTTCATTTCACTCAATTTCCAAGGGCTTCATGGGAGA ATGTGGACTGCGTGGAGGTTACATGGAGCTTCTGAATGTCAACCCGGCAGTCATGCagttgacacacacactcatctccaCCATGTCATGCTCTTCCGTAATGGGCCAGATTGCTCTGGACATCTTGGCTGACCCCCCGCAGGTCGGAGATCCCTCATACCCCACATATTCAGAG GAGGTCCTGTGCAGACGGAACATGCTGGCCTGGAACATTCGTCTGGCCCAGGATGTCCTTGGAGGTCTACCCGGGGTGATTTGTCAGCCGGTGATGGGTGGTATATATGTCTACCCCCGTCTGCACCTCCCCTCAAGAGCAGTGGAGCAGGCCAAGGTCAGTTGA